A stretch of the Vitis riparia cultivar Riparia Gloire de Montpellier isolate 1030 chromosome 13, EGFV_Vit.rip_1.0, whole genome shotgun sequence genome encodes the following:
- the LOC117929094 gene encoding pentatricopeptide repeat-containing protein At2g16880 produces MDPTPPESSPPPLPPAPLPPQELIQTITTILASNNMPLQALNTYIPHLTPPLVLSILASKTLISRPNILISFFKWAQTNLPTFPHNSLPSLLSLLPSLFSHRKFSDAKSLLLGFIATDRRHDLHLSILRLTSPSKALLDTAIGAYVQSGQPHHAFQIFKKMKRLRLRPNLLTCNTLLNSLVRYPSSHSVSFSREAFNDAIKLGIVPNVNTFNIVIYGYCLENKFKDAVEFLNVMGKYNCSPDNVTYNTILDALCKKGRLGDARDLLMDMKSRGLLPNRNTYNILVYGYCKMGWLKEAANVIELMTQNNLLPDVWTYNMLINGLCNEGRIEEAFKLRDEMENLKLLPDVVSYNTLINGCLEWSKISEAFKLLEEMSEKGVKPNAVTHNIMVKWYCKEGKMVDASNTITKMEESGFSPDCVTYNTLINGYCKAGNMGEAFRTMDEMGRKNMKMDSVTLNTILRTLCREKKLEEAYKLLSSARKRGYFIDEVSYGTLIVGYFKDGNVDRALKLWDEMKEKEIIPSTVTYNCIIGGLCQCGKTEQAISKLNELLESGLLPDETTYNTILHGYCREGDVEKAFQFHNKMVENSFKPDVFTCNILLRGLCMEGMLEKALKLFNTWVSKGKAIDTVTYNTLITSLCKEGRLDDAFNFLSEMEEKELGPDHYTYNAIITALTDSGRIREAEEFMSKMLEKGNLPDQVLQLDKNETVVTSETSEESDSSSVAYSEWIKELCTEGKYKDAMRIFGESKQKGITVDKSTYINLMDGLIKRRKSISKEAR; encoded by the coding sequence ATGGATCCAACACCACCAGAGTCATCGCCCCCACCGCTGCCGCCAGCGCCGCTCCCGCCACAAGAGCTCATCCAAACCATAACAACGATTCTCGCCTCCAACAACATGCCGCTCCAAGCACTGAACACATACATTCCCCACCTGACACCGCCGCTGGTCCTCTCAATCCTCGCctccaaaaccctaatttctCGCCCAAATATTCTCATTTCCTTCTTCAAATGGGCCCAAACCAACCTCCCCACATTCCCACACAACTCTCTCCCTTCTCTACTCTCCCTTCTCCCCTCCCTCTTCTCCCACCGCAAATTCTCCGACGCCAAATCACTTCTTCTCGGCTTCATAGCCACGGACCGCCGCCACGATCTCCACCTCTCGATTCTCCGCCTCACGAGCCCCTCCAAAGCTCTCTTGGACACTGCCATTGGCGCCTACGTTCAATCGGGCCAGCCCCACCACGCCttccaaattttcaagaaaatgaagCGCCTCCGCCTCCGCCCCAATCTCCTCACTTGTAATACTCTGCTCAATTCATTGGTAAGGTACCCTTCGTCGCATTCGGTTTCGTTTTCTAGGGAAGCATTCAATGATGCCATTAAACTCGGGATAGTCCCAAATGTAAATACTTTTAACATAGTGATATATGGGTATTGCTTGGAGAATAAATTTAAGGATGCTGTGGAGTTTCTGAATGTGATGGGGAAATATAATTGTTCGCCTGATAATGTGACTTATAACACTATATTGGATGCGTTGTGCAAGAAGGGGCGGTTGGGTGATGCCCGGGATCTGTTGATGGATATGAAGAGTAGAGGTTTATTGCCGAATAGGAACACATATAATATTTTGGTTTATGGTTATTGTAAGATGGGGTGGTTGAAGGAGGCAGCAAATGTGATTGAGTTGATGACGCAAAACAATTTGTTGCCAGATGTTTGGACTTACAACATGTTGATTAATGGGTTGTGTAATGAAGGGAGGATTGAAGAAGCTTTTAAGCTTAGAGATGAGATGGAGAATTTGAAATTGTTGCCTGATGTGGTGTCATATAACACATTGATTAATGGGTGTCTTGAGTGGAGCAAAATTTCAGAGGCATTTAAATTGCTTGAGGAAATGAGCGAGAAAGGAGTCAAACCAAATGCTGTTACCCATAATATAATGGTTAAGTGGTATTGCAAGGAAGGGAAGATGGTTGATGCGAGTAATACTATTACGAAGATGGAAGAAAGTGGGTTTTCCCCAGATTGTGTTACTTACAATACTTTGATCAATGGGTATTGTAAAGCAGGCAACATGGGGGAAGCATTCAGGACGATGGATGAGATGGgtaggaaaaatatgaaaatggatAGTGTTACTCTTAATACCATTCTCCGAACTCTCTGCAGGGAGAAGAAGCTTGAAGAGGCCTACAAGTTGCTTAGTAGTGCCCGTAAAAGGGGTTATTTTATTGATGAGGTAAGCTATGGCACTTTGATTGTGGgatattttaaggatggaaatGTGGATAGAGCATTGAAGCTTTGGGATGAGATGAAGGAGAAGGAGATTATTCCTAGTACTGTGACATATAACTGTATAATTGGAGGGCTTTGTCAATGTGGAAAAACTGAGCAAGCGATTTCCAAATTGAATGAGCTTCTAGAGAGTGGTTTACTGCCTGATGAAACCACATACAACACAATTCTTCATGGGTACTGCAGGGAAGGGGATGTTGAAAAAGCATTTCAGTTTCACAACAAAATGGTTGAAAATTCATTCAAGCCGGATGTGTTTACTTGCAATATTCTTCTTCGTGGGCTTTGTATGGAGGGGATGCTAGAAAAGGCTCTTAAGCTCTTCAATACATGGGTCTCAAAAGGGAAGGCCATTGATACAGTAACCTACAACACATTGATAACAAGCTTATGCAAAGAAGGGAGACTTGATGATGCCTTCAATTTTCTCTcagaaatggaagaaaaggaaCTAGGACCTGATCATTATACATACAATGCTATTATTACTGCCCTAACTGATTCAGGTAGGATTAGGGAAGCTGAGGAGTTTATGTCAAAAATGCTTGAGAAAGGAAATTTACCTGATCAGGTTTTGCAATTGGACAAGAATGAAACAGTGGTGACGAGTGAAACTTCAGAGGAATCTGATTCAAGTTCTGTTGCTTACTCTGAATGGATCAAGGAGTTGTGTACTGAAGGGAAATACAAGGATGCAATGCGCATTTTTGGAGAATCAAAGCAGAAGGGCATTACTGTGGATAAATCCACATATATAAATTTGATGGATGGGCTTATCAAACGAAGAAAAAGCATATCAAAGGAAGCCCGATGA
- the LOC117927461 gene encoding uncharacterized protein LOC117927461 — protein sequence MDTAGAPNTPPSKLKLTPIEATPETFKEFGQVIGVSPDGEKFGPQDAQLDLSRGIPRFYIMHLEDQPLKFSSITHHASVTQCLGSIGGHVWYLGVAKPSILDPDEINGDAGMNIVKSRRGHFYVPPAVEDVRIFRISGPKFLKLNRGTWHAGPLFKADTMDFYNLELSDTNVVDHTTHNFLRANGVLILIDE from the exons ATGGATACTGCCGGCGCACCAAATACGCCGCCGTCGAAGCTGAAGCTGACGCCAATCGAAGCAACTCCGGAGACTTTCAAGGAATTTGGGCAGGTGATCGGGGTTTCGCCGGACGGTGAGAAGTTCGGACCTCAGGATGCGCAGTTAGACCTCAGTCGAGGCATTCCCAG GTTCTACATTATGCATCTTGAAGACCAACCACTCAAGTTTTCTTCGATTACACATCATGCAAGTGTGACCCAGTGCCTTGGTTCGATTGGTGGCCATGTTTGGTATCTTGGAGTTGCTAAGCCATCCATCCTGGACCCAGATGAAATTAACGGTGATGCAGGCATGAATATTGTGAAGTCACGCCGTGGTCACTTCTATGTGCCTCCTGCTGTTGAGGATGTGCGCATTTTCAGAATTTCAGGTCCTAAGTTTCTAAAACTGAATCGTGGAACATGGCATGCTGGTCCTTTGTTTAAGGCTGATACAATGGACTTCTACAATCTAGAACTCAGCGACACCAAT GTGGTAGACCACACCACACACAACTTCTTGAGAGCAAATGGAGTGCTCATATTAATAGATGAGTAG